The genomic DNA ACCTTCGTCAAATCTTCCACCTTGGAAAACAGGCCATTTTCCTCCCTGTAATTCAATATAGCTGCCGCTTTCGATGGACCGATTCCAGGAATCGTCTCCAGCTCCTGTTGATCAGCTTTGTTGATATCTACTTTTCCAGAATCCTTTTTTTGAAGTTCGAATACAGGAGACTCCTCACCTTTTCTAGGTACAAATACAACCGCTTCATCTTGAAGGACTTCTGCCAAATTCACCCTGTCAGCATCCGCATCGTTCTGAAAACCACCTGCGAGCATGATCAGATCATTGATCCGTTGACCGGGCTTCATCTGATATACACCTGGTTTCACCACCGCACCTTTCAAATCAACAAGGATGACATTTTCCTCTTTTTGGTGAGCAGCAGGTGGTTCCTCTTCTTCTTCCATGACGTTCATTTGGTTCATCATTTGGAAAGGGTCCTCCTGCTGCTCGCTTTCCTTCCATGTCTGCCACACAACTATGAGAATCAAAATGATGATAATCAGTGCCAGAACGGCTTCCAACCTTGAAAATTCCTTTAATTTCAGCCGTTAAACCTCCCTTCTTCTTATGCTCCATTCATGATCAATCACCCAGAAGCTTCCTGAGAAAGGTACAATACACCTTTGTCACATACATAATTAATTAGATTCGTTCATACATTTGAAGATAGAAGACGGTCAAAAGGAGGGTTATAAATGAAAGTAGGCATTATAGGTACAGGGAACATGGGGACGATATTAATTTCTGCTTTTATCGATTCGTTAGCCGTAAGGCCGTCCGAATTAATGATCATCAACCGAACAGCTCAAAAAGCTGAAGCGTTAAAACTTCAATACCCTGACCTACTTGTGGGTAAATCCAACAGTGAGGTTGCGGAATTCGCCGATATTCTTTTTGTATGTGTGAAACCTCTGGAGTATTATGCATTGATTGAACGCATATCACCTTACTTGACGAATGATAAATTAGTGGTCTCCATTACAAGCCCGATATCTGTTGAACAGCTTGAAGAACTAACACCCTGTTCGGTTGCAAGAGCGATACCAAGCATCACGAATCGCGCTTTGTCGGGGGCATCTTTAATCACATACGGAAAACGCTGCTCAGAGGATCAAAAGAAGAATTTAGAACAATTGATGGGATGTATTTCAACACCAGTTGAAATAGACCAGGCAATAACAAGGGTAGCCTCGGACCTTTCGAGCTGTGGTCCAGCTTTCTTCAGTTATCTTCTGCAAGCCTATATTGAAAGTGCAGTGGAGGAAACAGAGATCTCAAAAGAGCAGGCGACCTATCTGGTCAGCGAGATGATCATCGGCATGGGTAAGTTGCTTGAAAAGGAAATTTATACGTTACCGACTTTGATGAAGAAAGTATGCGTGAAAGGTGGCGTTACAGGAGAGGCGTTGAAGGTATTCGATGCGGAGTTAGGTCCTCTTTTCAATCATGTCATCGATCGGACACATAAAAAGTATGAAGAAGACTGTGAATTAGTGGAGAGACAGTTCACTAAACAGTATTAGCATTAAGCTCTTATTCTCCATTCAACTGCATTTCCCTTCAACCAACACAAAATTAAATCAAAAGGAAAGGGACTGCCGTAAAGGCAGTCCCTTTCATCCTTTTTGGATCTTTTTTGCGATGAAGAATAATCGTTCTGTTTGTTCGTCTGGTTCACGGTCTGAAAAGTCAGAAGTGATCGAGCACACTTCAAAGCCAGCATCCTTCAACAGATGAACGTATGTATCCATTGGATAGGTGATTTGATAATGAGATTCATCATATCGGTTGTAAACAGATTCCTTCTCCTGCACGAAAAAGGATAGATCATGGTGAATACTCCCAGCTTTAGCTCCCTGGTGGCATTCCCAGATATAACTGATTTCCTCTTCATTCAACGTAAACGTCTCGTTTCCGAACACCTCTTCGATTTTATAAAGACTATGGACGTCAAACATGAATAGTCCATCGTCTTTCAAAGTGTGTGCGATACGTTCGAACGTCACTTTGACATCTTCTATGGTTGGGAGGTAGTTCAAGGAGTCGCAGAAAATGATCGCTGCATCCAAGTTTGAAAACCCCTCCAACTCCCTCATATCTTGTTGGAAAAACGGGATTTCTAAGTCATGATTTTCAGCCTTTTTCCTCGCGACCGCAAGCATCTCTTCAGAAAGGTCGATTCCCTGGACATGATATCCCTCAAGACCAAGACGTACGGAGATTTCACCTGTTCCACATCCGACATCAAGCACGTCCAATGTATTGTTTATTCCATAGCGATCGATGGCATTTCTGAAGAAACTCACCCACATATCGTAGGGAGCATCCTCCATCAATCGATCATATAATCCTGCAAACTGTTGATAATTCATGTTGTCACTCCACTAAGCCAGCATTGATGCAACGTTTAAAGTCGGGGCATCTCCCCATAATTTCTCCAGATTGTAATAAGAGCGGTCGTCCTTATGGAAGACGTGTACTAAGACATCACCTAAGTCAATCAACACCCATCTGGATTGATCCAATCCCTCAAGGCGTTTGATGTCAAGTCCACTCTCTTGCGCACGGTCCTTCAACTCTCGAGCGATGGCTTCTACCTGCTTCTCAGAGTTCCCATGACAAATCATGAAGTAATCCGCTACCAGAGAGATCCCTTGAACATCTAGTACGACAATATCTTCTGCTCTTTTATCATCAGCAGCTTGTACTGAAACTTTCACCAATTCATTTGCTGTCATCCGTGATTTCCTCCTTGTTGACTTACAATATCATTATATGTGTGCAGCGTTCCCGGGTACACCAATTGATTCCGTTTCATCAAAAAGGTGATTGTATTTTTAATCGATTGCTTAACCGCTTCATCAAGGTCATCTTGAGCGATTTCACGAACTTCTTCAACCCCTGGGAAGTGTCTTCCTGGTTCAATATAGTCGGCCAGAAAGACGATTTTTTCAAGCGTGGTCATTTGAACCCTTCCTGATGTATGGCTTCGTATGGCTTGAAGGATTTCATCATCCTGAATCCCGACCTCTTTCTGGACGAGGTATGCCCCGACAGGAGCATGCCACAGTTCAGACCCGTACTGAAGAAGTTCGTCTCCAAGCTTTTGTTCAATGATGACTGCCTTCATCTCATCCTTTGGACGAAATTTCGCATAATCATGAAAAATGGCTGCCATTCTTGCTTTTTCTACATCTGCTCCGAACCTTTCAGCAAGTTCTACGGCAGTGTCCATGACACCGATCGTATGCTGATAACGATGGTCCGTCAATTGTGCTTTAACGATCTCCAGTGCTTCTTCTTTATTCATAAAGTCGATTCACCTCAATGTACTTCTGCACTTCCTCTGTCACGTAATATTTCGTGTTACGATTCTTTGCAAACCGCTCACGCAAGAGTGTAGAAGATAGTTCAATCATTGGCGTTTCAATCTGAACGATTGAATCCATGAAGGGACTATCAAATTGATATCCCGGGCGCTTCACCCCGATGAAGGTCACCATCTCCAGCAATTGTTCGATCCGATCCCACGTATGAAGGGAATCAACCATATCCGCTCCAATGATGAAGTAGAAATCCCACTCAGGATGTCGTTCCTTAAGCGCGCTGATCGTATCGACTGTATAGGAAGGACCCGTGCGATCGAATTCAATCCGTTCCAACTCAAATTTCTCTTGATTTTCGATCATCCTTTGGACCATTTGGATACGATGCTTCCCTGAAGAGATCTTTCTATTTTTGTGTGGGGGGATCGCACTCGGCATGAATAGCACTTTGTCAAGGCTGCACTGTTCCAGGGCTTCTGTTGCAATGATCAAGTGACCAAGATGAGGAGGATCGAATGTCCCCCCGAGAATACCGATCTTCTTCTTACTCATGACGAATCAGGATGGCAGCTCGATCGTTTTTTTCTCTGTGGATTCTTTGTACAAGACGATTGTGTTTCCGATGACTTGTACAAGTTCAGCCCCAGTATTTTCAGTCAATCGTTCAGCAACTGTCTCCTTATCCTCTTCACAGTTTTGCAGAACACTAACTTTGATCAATTCACGCGCCTCAAGTGCATCGTTAATTTGCTTATACATATTCGGGTTTGTTCCTCCCTTGCCGACTTGAAAAATCGGGTCAAGGTGGTGTGCTTTAGATCGTAAAAAGCGCTTTTGCTTTCCTGTTAACATTACTTCTTCCCTCCAAGTTTCTTTATGACGATATCCTCCATTATCTTGCTATCTGGTTCCTGTCCCGTCCAAAGCTCAAAAGCTAGTGCTGCCTGGTGAACAAACATCGGAACACCATTTTGGACTGTACAACCTATCCTACGACCTTGCTTTAGAAATTCCGTCATCAATGGATTATAGATGATATCGATTAAAGCTGTACCCGAATCGATCGTACGAATGGATAAGGGTATCTCATCCGTGTTTGGATACATGCCGATCGGTGTCGTATTGATGATAATGTCGAATGATTCGAGATTATGTTCTGCTGCTGAAATGGTAATAGCTTGTCCATATCTGCTTCCGTTCAAAAGACCATGTGCTTTCTCAACGGTCCGGTTGGCGATGGTTACGTTTCTTACCCCTTGCTTTATCAAGGTTTTTACAATTGCACGGGATGCACCACCTGCACCGAGGATCAGAATGGAAGTTGCCTTCAGGTCTCTTTTATAAAATGCCCTCAATCCCTTGAAAAAGCCAAGCCCGTCCGTATTATAACCTTTCAGTCGTCCATTTTCGATGACGACGGTATTCACCGCTCCGATTTCATTTGCCAATGGATCGATTTCATCCAGATGCTCCATGATTTTCACTTTATGAGGAATGGTCACATTAAACCCTTTACAACCAGTCTCCCTCAACTCCTCAATCATGTTCGGAAGTTCATCGCTTCGAACCCGTATCGCTTCGTAGACTGCATCCATATGATGATGTTCAAGACAAGCATTATGGATTTCAGGTGACATGGAATGAGCAATCGGATCGCCGATTACGGCATAATAAGGACGATTTCCCTTAAATGAGTGCATGACGAAGGTAGACCCCCACTCCTTCAGGGGCATAGGCAGTAACACTGCTTCCCCCAGTCGAGACAGTGATCCAACCTAGCCCAGAAAATACGATATCCATCTTATCTTCTTTAATGGAGAAATCGTGCCTGACAAGCTTCGGCATGTGCTCAAGACTATCTGCATCAGGCGGACTCAACATTTCACCAAGATGGTTCTCATACAGCTTCGATGCGTTTTCAAGTTTCGTCCGATGAATCGGCAGCTCATTGGATAGATAACAAATGAAAGATTGATTTGGACCAGAGGCATAATCAAATCGGGCCAATCCACCCAAGAATAGGGTTTGTCCATCTTTCAATTGATACACCTTCGGTTTGACTTCTTTTTTCGGTGTGATCTTTTTAAGATCCGTTTTACTTATATAATGTGCAATTTGATGATGATTGATGATACCAGGTGTATCATACAACGAGCTTTGTTCATCCAATGGAATTTCAATCAAATCCAACGTTGTTCCCGGATAATGGGAGGTTGTAATCAATGAAGACGTTTCTTCGCTATATTCCTGGATGAGCTGATTGATGAACGTCGACTTCCCGACATTGGTTGCACCAACAATATAGACATCTCTTCCGTTCCGATAACTCTCGATTGCCTCTGCAACTTCCTGGATTCGCATCCTCTTGCCTGCACTCATCAGTTCAACATCGATTGGTTTCACGCCTTGTTGACTTGCTTCGTATTTCATCCAATGTTTGATTTTATTCGGCTTTACGGATTTCGGTAAAAGATCAAACTTATTCCCAACCAATAAAATGGGGTTCTTACCGACGAAACGATGAATCCCCGGAAGCCAGCTGCCGCTGAAATCGAAAATGTCTACAATTTTCACAATCAAGGCATCTTCTGATCCGATACCCGATAAAATTTTACGATAATCATCGTCAGTCAATGAAACATCTTGTACTTCATTATAGTGCTTCAGACGAAAGCACCGCTGACAAATCACTTGTTCACGCTCGAGAGCGGAGGGTGGCGCATATCCAAGTTCGTTTTTATCCTCCGTTTGGATGGTTACCCCGCAACCTTCACACTGTATTTGATTACTCAAAAGATCATTCCTCCCAATTAATTAAACCTTTCCGCTTGAACCACTCAAGCACATGTCTTTCCATATATCTGTTTAACTTAGTAGCTAGTCCATCATTCTTTGCTACCGGCACGACGAGGATCGTGTGTAACCCCAATCGATTGCCTCCTAAAACATCCGTGAAAATCTGGTCACCAACCACCACAACTTCTTCATGTTTCAGCCTCATATTCTTAGCTGCCCGCTTGAACGCTTTCGTCATCGGTTTCCTGGCTCTGAAAATGAACGGGATGTTTAAGGGATAGGAGAAGCTCCTTACTCTCTCCTCATTATTATTCGATACGATCGTCACTTGTAGTCCCTTTTCTTTCAGCATCGCAAACCACTTGATCAGTTCAGGGGTCGCTTCGGGACGGTCCCATTCTACAAGGGTATTGTCCAAATCCGTAATGATACCCTTGATGCCTCTTTCAAGCAATTCATTCGCATCAATATCATATATAGACGGAACAT from Pseudalkalibacillus sp. SCS-8 includes the following:
- a CDS encoding helix-hairpin-helix domain-containing protein → MMNQMNVMEEEEEPPAAHQKEENVILVDLKGAVVKPGVYQMKPGQRINDLIMLAGGFQNDADADRVNLAEVLQDEAVVFVPRKGEESPVFELQKKDSGKVDINKADQQELETIPGIGPSKAAAILNYREENGLFSKVEDLTKVAGIGEKTLERIKESIMVSN
- the comER gene encoding late competence protein ComER translates to MKVGIIGTGNMGTILISAFIDSLAVRPSELMIINRTAQKAEALKLQYPDLLVGKSNSEVAEFADILFVCVKPLEYYALIERISPYLTNDKLVVSITSPISVEQLEELTPCSVARAIPSITNRALSGASLITYGKRCSEDQKKNLEQLMGCISTPVEIDQAITRVASDLSSCGPAFFSYLLQAYIESAVEETEISKEQATYLVSEMIIGMGKLLEKEIYTLPTLMKKVCVKGGVTGEALKVFDAELGPLFNHVIDRTHKKYEEDCELVERQFTKQY
- a CDS encoding class I SAM-dependent methyltransferase produces the protein MNYQQFAGLYDRLMEDAPYDMWVSFFRNAIDRYGINNTLDVLDVGCGTGEISVRLGLEGYHVQGIDLSEEMLAVARKKAENHDLEIPFFQQDMRELEGFSNLDAAIIFCDSLNYLPTIEDVKVTFERIAHTLKDDGLFMFDVHSLYKIEEVFGNETFTLNEEEISYIWECHQGAKAGSIHHDLSFFVQEKESVYNRYDESHYQITYPMDTYVHLLKDAGFEVCSITSDFSDREPDEQTERLFFIAKKIQKG
- the rsfS gene encoding ribosome silencing factor; the protein is MTANELVKVSVQAADDKRAEDIVVLDVQGISLVADYFMICHGNSEKQVEAIARELKDRAQESGLDIKRLEGLDQSRWVLIDLGDVLVHVFHKDDRSYYNLEKLWGDAPTLNVASMLA
- the yqeK gene encoding bis(5'-nucleosyl)-tetraphosphatase (symmetrical) YqeK, encoding MNKEEALEIVKAQLTDHRYQHTIGVMDTAVELAERFGADVEKARMAAIFHDYAKFRPKDEMKAVIIEQKLGDELLQYGSELWHAPVGAYLVQKEVGIQDDEILQAIRSHTSGRVQMTTLEKIVFLADYIEPGRHFPGVEEVREIAQDDLDEAVKQSIKNTITFLMKRNQLVYPGTLHTYNDIVSQQGGNHG
- a CDS encoding nicotinate-nucleotide adenylyltransferase — encoded protein: MSKKKIGILGGTFDPPHLGHLIIATEALEQCSLDKVLFMPSAIPPHKNRKISSGKHRIQMVQRMIENQEKFELERIEFDRTGPSYTVDTISALKERHPEWDFYFIIGADMVDSLHTWDRIEQLLEMVTFIGVKRPGYQFDSPFMDSIVQIETPMIELSSTLLRERFAKNRNTKYYVTEEVQKYIEVNRLYE
- the yhbY gene encoding ribosome assembly RNA-binding protein YhbY; translation: MLTGKQKRFLRSKAHHLDPIFQVGKGGTNPNMYKQINDALEARELIKVSVLQNCEEDKETVAERLTENTGAELVQVIGNTIVLYKESTEKKTIELPS
- the aroE gene encoding shikimate dehydrogenase, which gives rise to MHSFKGNRPYYAVIGDPIAHSMSPEIHNACLEHHHMDAVYEAIRVRSDELPNMIEELRETGCKGFNVTIPHKVKIMEHLDEIDPLANEIGAVNTVVIENGRLKGYNTDGLGFFKGLRAFYKRDLKATSILILGAGGASRAIVKTLIKQGVRNVTIANRTVEKAHGLLNGSRYGQAITISAAEHNLESFDIIINTTPIGMYPNTDEIPLSIRTIDSGTALIDIIYNPLMTEFLKQGRRIGCTVQNGVPMFVHQAALAFELWTGQEPDSKIMEDIVIKKLGGKK
- the yqeH gene encoding ribosome biogenesis GTPase YqeH produces the protein MSNQIQCEGCGVTIQTEDKNELGYAPPSALEREQVICQRCFRLKHYNEVQDVSLTDDDYRKILSGIGSEDALIVKIVDIFDFSGSWLPGIHRFVGKNPILLVGNKFDLLPKSVKPNKIKHWMKYEASQQGVKPIDVELMSAGKRMRIQEVAEAIESYRNGRDVYIVGATNVGKSTFINQLIQEYSEETSSLITTSHYPGTTLDLIEIPLDEQSSLYDTPGIINHHQIAHYISKTDLKKITPKKEVKPKVYQLKDGQTLFLGGLARFDYASGPNQSFICYLSNELPIHRTKLENASKLYENHLGEMLSPPDADSLEHMPKLVRHDFSIKEDKMDIVFSGLGWITVSTGGSSVTAYAPEGVGVYLRHALI
- a CDS encoding YqeG family HAD IIIA-type phosphatase, with the translated sequence MLKRLLPNEHVPSIYDIDANELLERGIKGIITDLDNTLVEWDRPEATPELIKWFAMLKEKGLQVTIVSNNNEERVRSFSYPLNIPFIFRARKPMTKAFKRAAKNMRLKHEEVVVVGDQIFTDVLGGNRLGLHTILVVPVAKNDGLATKLNRYMERHVLEWFKRKGLINWEE